CAACAACAGCATCCTTCCAGCGACGGCGCCCGGCAGCGTTCGCCGGCGGGACCGCCAGCCGGTCCATCTCACCGGTCTCGCCAAGGATTTTCTGGAAAATTTTACCGTCGCTATCGAGTATCTCTTCGACCAGGGGAAATCGAACCTGGCGCCTTTCGACTATCACCGCCACGTGGTCACCACAAGCGTCGCCTGGCGTTTCTGATTGTTAAGCGTCTGAGGAATAATGAAGTTTACAAATGCATTGTCACGCGAGTTTCTGTCATCCTGAGCAACGCGAATGACAGGATGGAAAATTGGAAAATTTATTTTTTAACAACCCCTAACTCTAGATTGCAGGGAAGGATAGGGGAAAGGCCAGCGGGGAAAAGCGGGGCCGTTGTCCGTGCCTGATCGCGTTAGAGTGGCGGCTCCGTGAGAAGGTCGAAGCCGTGCGCGTTGGCGCGGGCGGCTTCCGGATGAGTCTCGTTTCTGCAGGGTGATCCCGCGTGCTCCTCCAGCGCCACGCATCCTACGTGGTGTTTCCAGTCCGGCTCCAGATAATGCTTGAGCTCGTGCAGCAGCACGCGCGTATCGTCGAGGGAATAGATCCGTTTGTTTTGCCGGTCGAAATAACCCATGACCTTCACCTGTGTGCCGCCCACGCTCAGAGCCTGCACGGCAGAGAGGACCGGAGGAAGCTGCTGCGCCAGGCTCTCATGATTCTTGTAAAGCCTCACTTCCAGCTCGCCGATCCGATAAATCTCCGGTTTAGAGGAAACCGTGGCGGCACATGCGCTCAACAGGAGGCAGAGGACGGTGAGGAAAACAAACTTCATGTCTCCTGGTCTGGAGCAGAATACATGCCACTGGGAGAGGTTCTCCGCGCCAACGGCAAACATGAGTGTTTGTCATGAGTTGACCTCTCTTGGATAAGCGCAGGTAGGCAATAGCTGCCGCCGGGACGCGGTCCTTATGCCGCAGCTCAGAGTTTTGACGTGATTTGGAATTGAGAAGCCGTCGGTAATTTACCGACTCAAGGCTGCAGTTTCTTCCTCAGCAGGTCGTTGACGGCTTGCGGGCTGGCTTTGCCTTGCGTCGCTTTCATCACCTGGCCGACCAGGAAGCCGAAAACTTTTTCATTGCCGCCGCGGTAGTCAGCAACTTGTTTCGAGTAAGCGGCTAGGACTTGATCGACCGCGCTCTCGATGCTGCCGGCATCGGTGACTTGCTCCAGACCCTTGTCGCGCACGATCGCTTCGGGGGAAGCGCCGGTCGCGAGCATCTCCGAAAAAAGTCCTTTCGCGATCTTGCCGCTGATTTTTCCGCCGTCGATCATTTTAATCATCGCGGCCAGGTGCTCGGCCGGAACCGGCCAGTCGGCGATGCGCAGCGCGGCATCCAATTTCTTTTCTTTGATTACGCGGAAGAGATCTCCCATCACCCAGTTGCTGACGGCTTTGGGATTGGCGTGGATTTTAACCGCCGCCTCGAAGTAATCGGCCACGTCGCGGCGGCCGGTGAGGATCTCGGCGTCGTAAGGCGGCAGGCCGTACTCAGCGATGAAGCGCTGCCTGCGGGCCTCGGGCAGCTCCGGCAAAGACGCGCGAATCTCGGCGATCCATTTTTCTTCGATGACGAGCGGCAGAAGATCGGGATCGGGAAAGTAGCGATAATCGTGGGCGAACTCTTTCGAGCGCATCGAACGGGTGACCTCGCGCTCGGTGTCCCACAGCCGCGTCTCCTGGGTCAGCCTGCCCCCTTCCGCAAGCGTATCGATCTGCCGTTCGATTTCGGACGCGATCGCTTTTTCGACCGCTTTGAAGGAATTCAGATTTTTGATTTCGACTTTCGTGCCGAGGTCGCGCGAGCCCGCGGGACGCACGGAGACGTTCGCGTCGCAGCGAAAGCTCCCTTCCTCCATGTTGCCGTCGCAGATTTCGAGATACTGGAGGATGGCGCGGAGATTTTTGAGATAGGCGACAGCCTCCTCGGCGCTGCGCAAGTCGGGCTCGCTCACGATCTCCAGCAGCGGCACGCCGGCCCGGTTCAAGTCCACGAGGCTGTAGTCGCCCCGCACGTCGTGGATGTTTTTGCCCGCGTCTTCTTCCATGTGGATGCGCGTGAGGCGGATTTTTTTCCGCGCGCCGCCGGCTTCGACCTCCAGGAAGCCGCGCTCGCACACGGGCAGCTCGTACTGGCTGATCTGGTAGCCTTTCGGCAGGTCGGGGTAGAAATAATTTTTCCTCGCCCAACGGCTGGTTCGGGCGATCTCACAATGGGTCGCCAGCCCCGCGCGGATGGCGAACTCCACGACTTTTTTGTTCAGCACCGGGAGGACTCCGGGGAATCCCATGCACACCGGGCAGGTATTGAAATTGGGCTCGTCGCCGAAACGGGTCGGGCAGCCGCAGAAGATCTTCGACTCGGTCAAAAGATGGGCGTGGACCTCCAAGCCAATTACAGCTTCGTAATTCATGACGGCTGTCAAGGCAATTTCTGAGTGATGGTCGCTTTTATTTGTCTGAAACCGTCGATGGCGTTCTTGGCATCGGCTTGGTTAGGCGCTCC
This region of Candidatus Binatia bacterium genomic DNA includes:
- the gatB gene encoding Asp-tRNA(Asn)/Glu-tRNA(Gln) amidotransferase subunit GatB, with amino-acid sequence MNYEAVIGLEVHAHLLTESKIFCGCPTRFGDEPNFNTCPVCMGFPGVLPVLNKKVVEFAIRAGLATHCEIARTSRWARKNYFYPDLPKGYQISQYELPVCERGFLEVEAGGARKKIRLTRIHMEEDAGKNIHDVRGDYSLVDLNRAGVPLLEIVSEPDLRSAEEAVAYLKNLRAILQYLEICDGNMEEGSFRCDANVSVRPAGSRDLGTKVEIKNLNSFKAVEKAIASEIERQIDTLAEGGRLTQETRLWDTEREVTRSMRSKEFAHDYRYFPDPDLLPLVIEEKWIAEIRASLPELPEARRQRFIAEYGLPPYDAEILTGRRDVADYFEAAVKIHANPKAVSNWVMGDLFRVIKEKKLDAALRIADWPVPAEHLAAMIKMIDGGKISGKIAKGLFSEMLATGASPEAIVRDKGLEQVTDAGSIESAVDQVLAAYSKQVADYRGGNEKVFGFLVGQVMKATQGKASPQAVNDLLRKKLQP